One Manduca sexta isolate Smith_Timp_Sample1 chromosome 26, JHU_Msex_v1.0, whole genome shotgun sequence genomic region harbors:
- the LOC115450613 gene encoding polypyrimidine tract-binding protein 2 isoform X4: protein MVSESSLLECSNGRYTASDTRGSDELLSQSGVTVMAPAAPHHADNNNQDSAAKKVKLEQNVGKPSRVIHIRNIPNETTEAEIIQLGLPFGRVTNVLVLKGKNQAFLEMAEEISAVAMVAYFGGCVAQLRGRAVYVQFSNHKELKTDQTHSNASASAQAALQAAQAISNTAGAALVAGAGAALQPANGGTEIQGGPNTVLRVIIEHMLYPIVLDVLYSIFQRYGKVLKIVTFTKNNSFQALIQYPDTVSAQTAKTALDGQNIYNGCCTLRIDYSKMTCLNVKYNNDKSRDYTNPTLPSGDGDAHQLLTSELMPLRARLALALASRMSAGGVLAPQFLGLGSGLASPYGVGVGGVGLPAFGALTLTPASPALRALAAPPLPLATVLLVSNLNEEMVTPDALFTLFGVYGDVQRVKILYNKKDSALIQMAEPHQAHLAMTHMDKLRVFGKAMRVMLSKHQTVQLPKEGQPDAGLTRDYSQSPLHRFKKPGSKNYQNIYPPSATLHLSNIPATVSEEDIKEAFTKRGFTIKAFKFFPKDRKMALVQLPSIDDAVAALIKMHNYQLSESNHLRVSFSKSSI, encoded by the exons GTGAAACTGGAACAGAATGTGGGCAAACCGTCGAGGGTCATCCACATACGGAACATCCCCAATGAGACGACAGAGGCTGAGATCATACAGCTCGGCCTGCCGTTCGGCAGAGTCACCAATGTGCTCGTGCTCAAGGGCAAAAATCAG gCCTTCCTCGAAATGGCGGAGGAGATTTCAGCGGTGGCCATGGTCGCGTACTTCGGAGGCTGTGTGGCGCAGCTCCGGGGGCGCGCTGTCTACGTACAGTTCTCAAATCACAAAGAACTCAAAACCGACCAGACACATAGCAACGCT TCGGCGTCAGCACAGGCAGCGTTGCAGGCCGCGCAGGCCATCTCAAACACAGCGGGCGCTGCGCTAGTAGCGGGCGCGGGTGCCGCATTGCAGCCCGCTAATGGTGGCACAGAAATACag GGTGGTCCAAACACAGTCCTGCGTGTGATCATAGAACACATGTTATATCCAATAGTGCTCGACGTGCTCTACTCGATCTTCCAGCGGTACGGCAAGGTGCTCAAGATCGTCACTTTCACTAAAAACA ATTCATTCCAAGCTCTTATTCAATATCCAGACACCGTATCGGCGCAAACGGCAAAGACG GCTTTGGACGGTCAGAACATATACAACGGGTGCTGCACACTCCGCATCGATTACTCTAAAATGACCTGCTTGAACGTGAAATACAATAATGACAAGTCGCGGGACTACACGAACCCAACGCTGCCGTCCGGCGACGGCGACGCGCACCAGCTGTTGACCAGTGAGTTGATGCCACTGCGGGCTCGCCTCGCCCTGGCCCTCGCATCCAGGATGA GTGCAGGTGGTGTCCTGGCGCCTCAGTTCCTGGGTCTGGGTTCGGGACTCGCTTCGCCCTACGGCGTGGGAGTAGGCGGAGTCGGCTTGCCTGCGTTCGGAGCTCTCACCCTGACACCGGCCTCGCCAGCCCTGCGCGCCCTGGCAGCTCCACCTCTGCCCCTGGCGACAGTCTTGCTTGTCTCCAACCTAAACGAAGAG ATGGTCACGCCTGACGCTCTCTTTACCCTTTTCG GCGTGTATGGTGACGTGCAGCGGGTGAAGATCCTCTACAACAAAAAAGATTCTGCTCTCATTCAAATGGCGGAGCCGCACCAAGCCCATCTAG CGATGACGCACATGGACAAGCTGCGCGTGTTCGGCAAGGCGATGCGCGTAATGCTCAGCAAGCACCAGACTGTGCAGCTGCCCAAGGAGGGACAACCAGACGCTGGACTCACCag ggATTACTCCCAGAGCCCGCTGCACAGATTCAAGAAGCCCGGCAGCAAAAACTATCAGAACATATACCCGCCGAGCGCCACCTTACATCTGTCCAACATTCC AGCGACCGTCTCCGAGGAGGATATCAAAGAGGCGTTCACTAAGCGAGGATTCACCATCAAGGCGTTTAAATTCTTTCC GAAGGACCGAAAAATGGCGTTGGTGCAGTTGCCGTCGATCGACGACGCCGTAGCAGCGCTCATCAAGATGCACAACTACCAGCTGTCCGAGTCCAACCACCTGCGAGTGTCCTTCTCCAAGTCGAGCATCTAA
- the LOC115450613 gene encoding polypyrimidine tract-binding protein 2 isoform X7: MRGSDELLSQSGVTVMAPAAPHHADNNNQDSAAKKVKLEQNVGKPSRVIHIRNIPNETTEAEIIQLGLPFGRVTNVLVLKGKNQAFLEMAEEISAVAMVAYFGGCVAQLRGRAVYVQFSNHKELKTDQTHSNASASAQAALQAAQAISNTAGAALVAGAGAALQPANGGTEIQGGPNTVLRVIIEHMLYPIVLDVLYSIFQRYGKVLKIVTFTKNNSFQALIQYPDTVSAQTAKTALDGQNIYNGCCTLRIDYSKMTCLNVKYNNDKSRDYTNPTLPSGDGDAHQLLTSELMPLRARLALALASRMSAGGVLAPQFLGLGSGLASPYGVGVGGVGLPAFGALTLTPASPALRALAAPPLPLATVLLVSNLNEEMVTPDALFTLFGVYGDVQRVKILYNKKDSALIQMAEPHQAHLAMTHMDKLRVFGKAMRVMLSKHQTVQLPKEGQPDAGLTRDYSQSPLHRFKKPGSKNYQNIYPPSATLHLSNIPATVSEEDIKEAFTKRGFTIKAFKFFPKDRKMALVQLPSIDDAVAALIKMHNYQLSESNHLRVSFSKSSI; encoded by the exons GTGAAACTGGAACAGAATGTGGGCAAACCGTCGAGGGTCATCCACATACGGAACATCCCCAATGAGACGACAGAGGCTGAGATCATACAGCTCGGCCTGCCGTTCGGCAGAGTCACCAATGTGCTCGTGCTCAAGGGCAAAAATCAG gCCTTCCTCGAAATGGCGGAGGAGATTTCAGCGGTGGCCATGGTCGCGTACTTCGGAGGCTGTGTGGCGCAGCTCCGGGGGCGCGCTGTCTACGTACAGTTCTCAAATCACAAAGAACTCAAAACCGACCAGACACATAGCAACGCT TCGGCGTCAGCACAGGCAGCGTTGCAGGCCGCGCAGGCCATCTCAAACACAGCGGGCGCTGCGCTAGTAGCGGGCGCGGGTGCCGCATTGCAGCCCGCTAATGGTGGCACAGAAATACag GGTGGTCCAAACACAGTCCTGCGTGTGATCATAGAACACATGTTATATCCAATAGTGCTCGACGTGCTCTACTCGATCTTCCAGCGGTACGGCAAGGTGCTCAAGATCGTCACTTTCACTAAAAACA ATTCATTCCAAGCTCTTATTCAATATCCAGACACCGTATCGGCGCAAACGGCAAAGACG GCTTTGGACGGTCAGAACATATACAACGGGTGCTGCACACTCCGCATCGATTACTCTAAAATGACCTGCTTGAACGTGAAATACAATAATGACAAGTCGCGGGACTACACGAACCCAACGCTGCCGTCCGGCGACGGCGACGCGCACCAGCTGTTGACCAGTGAGTTGATGCCACTGCGGGCTCGCCTCGCCCTGGCCCTCGCATCCAGGATGA GTGCAGGTGGTGTCCTGGCGCCTCAGTTCCTGGGTCTGGGTTCGGGACTCGCTTCGCCCTACGGCGTGGGAGTAGGCGGAGTCGGCTTGCCTGCGTTCGGAGCTCTCACCCTGACACCGGCCTCGCCAGCCCTGCGCGCCCTGGCAGCTCCACCTCTGCCCCTGGCGACAGTCTTGCTTGTCTCCAACCTAAACGAAGAG ATGGTCACGCCTGACGCTCTCTTTACCCTTTTCG GCGTGTATGGTGACGTGCAGCGGGTGAAGATCCTCTACAACAAAAAAGATTCTGCTCTCATTCAAATGGCGGAGCCGCACCAAGCCCATCTAG CGATGACGCACATGGACAAGCTGCGCGTGTTCGGCAAGGCGATGCGCGTAATGCTCAGCAAGCACCAGACTGTGCAGCTGCCCAAGGAGGGACAACCAGACGCTGGACTCACCag ggATTACTCCCAGAGCCCGCTGCACAGATTCAAGAAGCCCGGCAGCAAAAACTATCAGAACATATACCCGCCGAGCGCCACCTTACATCTGTCCAACATTCC AGCGACCGTCTCCGAGGAGGATATCAAAGAGGCGTTCACTAAGCGAGGATTCACCATCAAGGCGTTTAAATTCTTTCC GAAGGACCGAAAAATGGCGTTGGTGCAGTTGCCGTCGATCGACGACGCCGTAGCAGCGCTCATCAAGATGCACAACTACCAGCTGTCCGAGTCCAACCACCTGCGAGTGTCCTTCTCCAAGTCGAGCATCTAA
- the LOC115450613 gene encoding polypyrimidine tract-binding protein 2 isoform X8, producing MAPAAPHHADNNNQDSAAKKVKLEQNVGKPSRVIHIRNIPNETTEAEIIQLGLPFGRVTNVLVLKGKNQAFLEMAEEISAVAMVAYFGGCVAQLRGRAVYVQFSNHKELKTDQTHSNASASAQAALQAAQAISNTAGAALVAGAGAALQPANGGTEIQGGPNTVLRVIIEHMLYPIVLDVLYSIFQRYGKVLKIVTFTKNNSFQALIQYPDTVSAQTAKTALDGQNIYNGCCTLRIDYSKMTCLNVKYNNDKSRDYTNPTLPSGDGDAHQLLTSELMPLRARLALALASRMSAGGVLAPQFLGLGSGLASPYGVGVGGVGLPAFGALTLTPASPALRALAAPPLPLATVLLVSNLNEEMVTPDALFTLFGVYGDVQRVKILYNKKDSALIQMAEPHQAHLAMTHMDKLRVFGKAMRVMLSKHQTVQLPKEGQPDAGLTRDYSQSPLHRFKKPGSKNYQNIYPPSATLHLSNIPATVSEEDIKEAFTKRGFTIKAFKFFPKDRKMALVQLPSIDDAVAALIKMHNYQLSESNHLRVSFSKSSI from the exons GTGAAACTGGAACAGAATGTGGGCAAACCGTCGAGGGTCATCCACATACGGAACATCCCCAATGAGACGACAGAGGCTGAGATCATACAGCTCGGCCTGCCGTTCGGCAGAGTCACCAATGTGCTCGTGCTCAAGGGCAAAAATCAG gCCTTCCTCGAAATGGCGGAGGAGATTTCAGCGGTGGCCATGGTCGCGTACTTCGGAGGCTGTGTGGCGCAGCTCCGGGGGCGCGCTGTCTACGTACAGTTCTCAAATCACAAAGAACTCAAAACCGACCAGACACATAGCAACGCT TCGGCGTCAGCACAGGCAGCGTTGCAGGCCGCGCAGGCCATCTCAAACACAGCGGGCGCTGCGCTAGTAGCGGGCGCGGGTGCCGCATTGCAGCCCGCTAATGGTGGCACAGAAATACag GGTGGTCCAAACACAGTCCTGCGTGTGATCATAGAACACATGTTATATCCAATAGTGCTCGACGTGCTCTACTCGATCTTCCAGCGGTACGGCAAGGTGCTCAAGATCGTCACTTTCACTAAAAACA ATTCATTCCAAGCTCTTATTCAATATCCAGACACCGTATCGGCGCAAACGGCAAAGACG GCTTTGGACGGTCAGAACATATACAACGGGTGCTGCACACTCCGCATCGATTACTCTAAAATGACCTGCTTGAACGTGAAATACAATAATGACAAGTCGCGGGACTACACGAACCCAACGCTGCCGTCCGGCGACGGCGACGCGCACCAGCTGTTGACCAGTGAGTTGATGCCACTGCGGGCTCGCCTCGCCCTGGCCCTCGCATCCAGGATGA GTGCAGGTGGTGTCCTGGCGCCTCAGTTCCTGGGTCTGGGTTCGGGACTCGCTTCGCCCTACGGCGTGGGAGTAGGCGGAGTCGGCTTGCCTGCGTTCGGAGCTCTCACCCTGACACCGGCCTCGCCAGCCCTGCGCGCCCTGGCAGCTCCACCTCTGCCCCTGGCGACAGTCTTGCTTGTCTCCAACCTAAACGAAGAG ATGGTCACGCCTGACGCTCTCTTTACCCTTTTCG GCGTGTATGGTGACGTGCAGCGGGTGAAGATCCTCTACAACAAAAAAGATTCTGCTCTCATTCAAATGGCGGAGCCGCACCAAGCCCATCTAG CGATGACGCACATGGACAAGCTGCGCGTGTTCGGCAAGGCGATGCGCGTAATGCTCAGCAAGCACCAGACTGTGCAGCTGCCCAAGGAGGGACAACCAGACGCTGGACTCACCag ggATTACTCCCAGAGCCCGCTGCACAGATTCAAGAAGCCCGGCAGCAAAAACTATCAGAACATATACCCGCCGAGCGCCACCTTACATCTGTCCAACATTCC AGCGACCGTCTCCGAGGAGGATATCAAAGAGGCGTTCACTAAGCGAGGATTCACCATCAAGGCGTTTAAATTCTTTCC GAAGGACCGAAAAATGGCGTTGGTGCAGTTGCCGTCGATCGACGACGCCGTAGCAGCGCTCATCAAGATGCACAACTACCAGCTGTCCGAGTCCAACCACCTGCGAGTGTCCTTCTCCAAGTCGAGCATCTAA
- the LOC115450613 gene encoding polypyrimidine tract-binding protein 2 isoform X3, with translation MVKVSESSLLECSNGRYTASDTRGSDELLSQSGVTVMAPAAPHHADNNNQDSAAKKVKLEQNVGKPSRVIHIRNIPNETTEAEIIQLGLPFGRVTNVLVLKGKNQAFLEMAEEISAVAMVAYFGGCVAQLRGRAVYVQFSNHKELKTDQTHSNASASAQAALQAAQAISNTAGAALVAGAGAALQPANGGTEIQGGPNTVLRVIIEHMLYPIVLDVLYSIFQRYGKVLKIVTFTKNNSFQALIQYPDTVSAQTAKTALDGQNIYNGCCTLRIDYSKMTCLNVKYNNDKSRDYTNPTLPSGDGDAHQLLTSELMPLRARLALALASRMSAGGVLAPQFLGLGSGLASPYGVGVGGVGLPAFGALTLTPASPALRALAAPPLPLATVLLVSNLNEEMVTPDALFTLFGVYGDVQRVKILYNKKDSALIQMAEPHQAHLAMTHMDKLRVFGKAMRVMLSKHQTVQLPKEGQPDAGLTRDYSQSPLHRFKKPGSKNYQNIYPPSATLHLSNIPATVSEEDIKEAFTKRGFTIKAFKFFPKDRKMALVQLPSIDDAVAALIKMHNYQLSESNHLRVSFSKSSI, from the exons GTGAAACTGGAACAGAATGTGGGCAAACCGTCGAGGGTCATCCACATACGGAACATCCCCAATGAGACGACAGAGGCTGAGATCATACAGCTCGGCCTGCCGTTCGGCAGAGTCACCAATGTGCTCGTGCTCAAGGGCAAAAATCAG gCCTTCCTCGAAATGGCGGAGGAGATTTCAGCGGTGGCCATGGTCGCGTACTTCGGAGGCTGTGTGGCGCAGCTCCGGGGGCGCGCTGTCTACGTACAGTTCTCAAATCACAAAGAACTCAAAACCGACCAGACACATAGCAACGCT TCGGCGTCAGCACAGGCAGCGTTGCAGGCCGCGCAGGCCATCTCAAACACAGCGGGCGCTGCGCTAGTAGCGGGCGCGGGTGCCGCATTGCAGCCCGCTAATGGTGGCACAGAAATACag GGTGGTCCAAACACAGTCCTGCGTGTGATCATAGAACACATGTTATATCCAATAGTGCTCGACGTGCTCTACTCGATCTTCCAGCGGTACGGCAAGGTGCTCAAGATCGTCACTTTCACTAAAAACA ATTCATTCCAAGCTCTTATTCAATATCCAGACACCGTATCGGCGCAAACGGCAAAGACG GCTTTGGACGGTCAGAACATATACAACGGGTGCTGCACACTCCGCATCGATTACTCTAAAATGACCTGCTTGAACGTGAAATACAATAATGACAAGTCGCGGGACTACACGAACCCAACGCTGCCGTCCGGCGACGGCGACGCGCACCAGCTGTTGACCAGTGAGTTGATGCCACTGCGGGCTCGCCTCGCCCTGGCCCTCGCATCCAGGATGA GTGCAGGTGGTGTCCTGGCGCCTCAGTTCCTGGGTCTGGGTTCGGGACTCGCTTCGCCCTACGGCGTGGGAGTAGGCGGAGTCGGCTTGCCTGCGTTCGGAGCTCTCACCCTGACACCGGCCTCGCCAGCCCTGCGCGCCCTGGCAGCTCCACCTCTGCCCCTGGCGACAGTCTTGCTTGTCTCCAACCTAAACGAAGAG ATGGTCACGCCTGACGCTCTCTTTACCCTTTTCG GCGTGTATGGTGACGTGCAGCGGGTGAAGATCCTCTACAACAAAAAAGATTCTGCTCTCATTCAAATGGCGGAGCCGCACCAAGCCCATCTAG CGATGACGCACATGGACAAGCTGCGCGTGTTCGGCAAGGCGATGCGCGTAATGCTCAGCAAGCACCAGACTGTGCAGCTGCCCAAGGAGGGACAACCAGACGCTGGACTCACCag ggATTACTCCCAGAGCCCGCTGCACAGATTCAAGAAGCCCGGCAGCAAAAACTATCAGAACATATACCCGCCGAGCGCCACCTTACATCTGTCCAACATTCC AGCGACCGTCTCCGAGGAGGATATCAAAGAGGCGTTCACTAAGCGAGGATTCACCATCAAGGCGTTTAAATTCTTTCC GAAGGACCGAAAAATGGCGTTGGTGCAGTTGCCGTCGATCGACGACGCCGTAGCAGCGCTCATCAAGATGCACAACTACCAGCTGTCCGAGTCCAACCACCTGCGAGTGTCCTTCTCCAAGTCGAGCATCTAA
- the LOC115450613 gene encoding polypyrimidine tract-binding protein 2 isoform X6, which produces MVKRGSDELLSQSGVTVMAPAAPHHADNNNQDSAAKKVKLEQNVGKPSRVIHIRNIPNETTEAEIIQLGLPFGRVTNVLVLKGKNQAFLEMAEEISAVAMVAYFGGCVAQLRGRAVYVQFSNHKELKTDQTHSNASASAQAALQAAQAISNTAGAALVAGAGAALQPANGGTEIQGGPNTVLRVIIEHMLYPIVLDVLYSIFQRYGKVLKIVTFTKNNSFQALIQYPDTVSAQTAKTALDGQNIYNGCCTLRIDYSKMTCLNVKYNNDKSRDYTNPTLPSGDGDAHQLLTSELMPLRARLALALASRMSAGGVLAPQFLGLGSGLASPYGVGVGGVGLPAFGALTLTPASPALRALAAPPLPLATVLLVSNLNEEMVTPDALFTLFGVYGDVQRVKILYNKKDSALIQMAEPHQAHLAMTHMDKLRVFGKAMRVMLSKHQTVQLPKEGQPDAGLTRDYSQSPLHRFKKPGSKNYQNIYPPSATLHLSNIPATVSEEDIKEAFTKRGFTIKAFKFFPKDRKMALVQLPSIDDAVAALIKMHNYQLSESNHLRVSFSKSSI; this is translated from the exons GTGAAACTGGAACAGAATGTGGGCAAACCGTCGAGGGTCATCCACATACGGAACATCCCCAATGAGACGACAGAGGCTGAGATCATACAGCTCGGCCTGCCGTTCGGCAGAGTCACCAATGTGCTCGTGCTCAAGGGCAAAAATCAG gCCTTCCTCGAAATGGCGGAGGAGATTTCAGCGGTGGCCATGGTCGCGTACTTCGGAGGCTGTGTGGCGCAGCTCCGGGGGCGCGCTGTCTACGTACAGTTCTCAAATCACAAAGAACTCAAAACCGACCAGACACATAGCAACGCT TCGGCGTCAGCACAGGCAGCGTTGCAGGCCGCGCAGGCCATCTCAAACACAGCGGGCGCTGCGCTAGTAGCGGGCGCGGGTGCCGCATTGCAGCCCGCTAATGGTGGCACAGAAATACag GGTGGTCCAAACACAGTCCTGCGTGTGATCATAGAACACATGTTATATCCAATAGTGCTCGACGTGCTCTACTCGATCTTCCAGCGGTACGGCAAGGTGCTCAAGATCGTCACTTTCACTAAAAACA ATTCATTCCAAGCTCTTATTCAATATCCAGACACCGTATCGGCGCAAACGGCAAAGACG GCTTTGGACGGTCAGAACATATACAACGGGTGCTGCACACTCCGCATCGATTACTCTAAAATGACCTGCTTGAACGTGAAATACAATAATGACAAGTCGCGGGACTACACGAACCCAACGCTGCCGTCCGGCGACGGCGACGCGCACCAGCTGTTGACCAGTGAGTTGATGCCACTGCGGGCTCGCCTCGCCCTGGCCCTCGCATCCAGGATGA GTGCAGGTGGTGTCCTGGCGCCTCAGTTCCTGGGTCTGGGTTCGGGACTCGCTTCGCCCTACGGCGTGGGAGTAGGCGGAGTCGGCTTGCCTGCGTTCGGAGCTCTCACCCTGACACCGGCCTCGCCAGCCCTGCGCGCCCTGGCAGCTCCACCTCTGCCCCTGGCGACAGTCTTGCTTGTCTCCAACCTAAACGAAGAG ATGGTCACGCCTGACGCTCTCTTTACCCTTTTCG GCGTGTATGGTGACGTGCAGCGGGTGAAGATCCTCTACAACAAAAAAGATTCTGCTCTCATTCAAATGGCGGAGCCGCACCAAGCCCATCTAG CGATGACGCACATGGACAAGCTGCGCGTGTTCGGCAAGGCGATGCGCGTAATGCTCAGCAAGCACCAGACTGTGCAGCTGCCCAAGGAGGGACAACCAGACGCTGGACTCACCag ggATTACTCCCAGAGCCCGCTGCACAGATTCAAGAAGCCCGGCAGCAAAAACTATCAGAACATATACCCGCCGAGCGCCACCTTACATCTGTCCAACATTCC AGCGACCGTCTCCGAGGAGGATATCAAAGAGGCGTTCACTAAGCGAGGATTCACCATCAAGGCGTTTAAATTCTTTCC GAAGGACCGAAAAATGGCGTTGGTGCAGTTGCCGTCGATCGACGACGCCGTAGCAGCGCTCATCAAGATGCACAACTACCAGCTGTCCGAGTCCAACCACCTGCGAGTGTCCTTCTCCAAGTCGAGCATCTAA